One stretch of Tachysurus fulvidraco isolate hzauxx_2018 chromosome 12, HZAU_PFXX_2.0, whole genome shotgun sequence DNA includes these proteins:
- the prkd3 gene encoding serine/threonine-protein kinase D3 isoform X4, with protein sequence MEGTFPECGFFGMYDKILLFRHDLNTDNILQRLTSADDIHEGDLIEVVLSDAQATVEDFQIRPHALYVHSYKAPTFCDYCGEMLWGLVRQGLKCEGCGLNYHKRCAFKIPNNCSGVRKRRLSNVSLPGPSLSVPRPLPAENVSVTLEEQQRPHQEAGKRIPSCSGRPIWMEKMVLGRVKVPHTFVIHTYTRPTICQYCKRLLKGLFRQGMQCKDCKFNCHKRCASKVPKDCLGEVVFNGEPASPAPDSDTTMEVDISDVNSESSRGQDDSEEPSTPEDKIFRDYPFSDQEKDEEPVKAPQISPSTSTNIPLMRVVQSIKHTKRRSSTMVREGWMVHYTSRDNLRKRHYWRLDSKSLTLFQNDTGAKFYKEIPLSEILQVEAARDFSSLAMGGNPHCFEIITATMVYYVGENTGGHHLHMHSPMLAATVVGLEVAQGWEMAIRQALMPVPVTPQPSVGAAAGQGKDHKELSMSISVSNSQIQENVDISSVYQIFADEVLGSGQFGIVYGGKHRKTGRDVAIKVIDKMRFPTKQESQLRNEVAILQNLQHPGIVNLECMFETPERVFVVMEKLHGDMLEMILSSEKSRLPERITKFLVTQILVALRHLHFKNIVHCDLKPENVLLASAEPFPQVKLCDFGFARIIGEKSFRRSVVGTPAYLAPEVLRSKGYNRSLDMWSVGVIIYVSLSGTFPFNEDEDINDQIQNAAFMYPPMPWKEISTEATDLINNLLQVKMRKRYSVDKSLSHPWFQDYQTWLDLREFETRRGERYITHESDDARWEEFADEHSLVYPKHFIMAPNLDDMDEDP encoded by the exons TTCCCAGAATGTGGATTCTTCGGTATGTATGACAAGATTCTGCTCTTCCGCCATGACCTGAACACTGACAACATTCTGCAGCGACTCACGTCGGCAGATGACATCCATGAGGGAGACCTGATTGAGGTTGTCCTCTCAG ATG CTCAGGCTACAGTGGAAGACTTTCAGATCCGGCCTCATGCCCTCTATGTGCACTCATACAAGGCACCTACCTTCTGTGACTACTGTGGGGAGATGCTGTGGGGTCTCGTTCGTCAGGGCCTCAAATGTGAAG GCTGTGGGCTCAATTATCACAAGCGATGCGCCTTTAAGATTCCAAACAACTGTAGTGGAGTCAGGAAGAGGCGTCTGTCCAATGTGTCTCTGCCTGGTCCTTCACTCTCTGTTCCAAGGCCTCTACCAGCAGAAAATGTCTCTGTGACCCTGGAGGAG CAACAGCGCCCCCATCAGGAAGCAGGGAAGCGGATCCCATCCTGCAGCGGTCGGCCCATCTGGATGGAGAAGATGGTGCTGGGGAGGGTGAAAGTGCCTCATACTTTTGTCATCCACACGTACACACGCCCCACCATATGCCAGTACTGCAAACGCCTGCTTAAAGGCCTGTTCCGCCAGGGCATGCAGTGCAAGG ATTGCAAATTTAACTGCCACAAGCGATGTGCATCTAAGGTACCAAAAGACTGTCTTGGGGAAGTAGTCTTCAACGGAG AGCCAGCCAGTCCAGCACCTGATTCAGACACCACTATGGAGGTAGATATCAGTGATGTCAACAGTGAGAGCAGCAGAGGCCAGGACGACTCAGAAGAGCCCTCTACTCCTGAAGACAAGATCTTTCGGGACTATCCGTTCTCAGACCAGGAGAAAGACGAGGAGCCTGTTAAAGCTCCTCAGATCAG CCCGTCCACTAGCACTAATATACCACTGATGCGCGTAGTGCAGTCTATTAAACACACCAAGAGAAGAAGCTCCACTATGGTCAGGGAGGGATGGATGGTGCACTACACCAGCAGGGACAACCTT AGAAAGAGACACTATTGGAGGCTGGACAGCAAAAGCCTGACTCTGTTTCAGAATGACACAGGAGCCAAGTTCTACAAG GAGATTCCTCTGTCTGAGATACTGCAGGTGGAAGCAGCACGAGATTTCAGTAGTCTTGCCATGGGAGGGAATCCACATTGCTTTGAGATTATAACTGCTACTATGGTCTATTATGTTGGGGAGAACACTGGTGGCCACCATCTTCATATGCACAGCCCCATGCTGGCTGCCACCGTTGTGGGGCTGGAGGTGGCCCAGGGCTGGGAAATGGCCATCCGCCAAGCCCTCATGCCTGTTCCAGTTACGCCTCAGCCGAGTGTGGGTGCTGCTGCTGGCCAGGGCAAAGACCATA AGGAACTGTCCATGAGCATTTCTGTATCTAACAGTCAAATCCAGGAGAATGTG GACATCAGTTCTGTTTACCAGATCTTTGCCGATGAGGTTTTGGGATCAGGACAGTTTGGCATTGTGTATGGAG GGAAGCACAGAAAAACCGGCAGAGATGTAGCTATAAAGGTGATTGACAAAATGAGGTTTCCTACAAAACAAGAAAGCCAGCTGAGGAATGAAGTAGCCATTTTACAG AACCTGCAGCATCCTGGGATTGTCAACTTAGAGTGCATGTTTGAGACCCCGGAGCGAGTGTTTGTTGTCATGGAGAAGCTACATGGGGACATGTTGGAGATGATCCTGTCCAGCGAGAAGAGCAGACTGCCTGAGCGCATCACCAAGTTCCTTGTCACACAG ATTCTGGTGGCTTTGAGACATctccattttaaaaacattgttcaCTGTGATCTGAAGCCAGAAAATGTGCTCCTAGCCTCAGCAGAGCCTTTTCCTCAG GTGAAACTGTGTGACTTTGGTTTTGCTCGGATAATCGGTGAGAAGTCGTTCCGTCGCTCTGTGGTTGGAACTCCTGCATATCTGGCCCCTGAAGTTCTTCGTAGTAAAGGTTACAATCGCTCACTGGACATGTGGTCAGTGGGGGTCATCATCTACGTCAGCCTGAGTGGTACCTTCCCCTTTAATGAGGATGAAGATATTAATGATCAGATCCAGAACGCAGCATTTATGTATCCACCAATGCCTTGGAAGGAAATATCTACAGAAG CCACAGATCTCATCAACAACCTTCTTCAAGTGAAGATGAGGAAGCGGTACAGTGTGGACAAGTCCCTAAGTCATCCGTGGTTCCAG GACTACCAGACATGGCTAGACTTGCGGGAGTTTGAGACCCGGCGAGGCGAGCGCTACATTACCCACGAGAGTGATGATGCACGCTGGGAGGAGTTTGCTGATGAGCACAGTCTGGTCTACCCTAAACACTTCATCATGGCTCCCAACTTAGACGACATGGATGAAGACCCCTAG
- the prkd3 gene encoding serine/threonine-protein kinase D3 isoform X5, with translation MLWGLVRQGLKCEGCGLNYHKRCAFKIPNNCSGVRKRRLSNVSLPGPSLSVPRPLPAENVSVTLEEQQRPHQEAGKRIPSCSGRPIWMEKMVLGRVKVPHTFVIHTYTRPTICQYCKRLLKGLFRQGMQCKDCKFNCHKRCASKVPKDCLGEVVFNGEPASPAPDSDTTMEVDISDVNSESSRGQDDSEEPSTPEDKIFRDYPFSDQEKDEEPVKAPQISPSTSTNIPLMRVVQSIKHTKRRSSTMVREGWMVHYTSRDNLRKRHYWRLDSKSLTLFQNDTGAKFYKEIPLSEILQVEAARDFSSLAMGGNPHCFEIITATMVYYVGENTGGHHLHMHSPMLAATVVGLEVAQGWEMAIRQALMPVPVTPQPSVGAAAGQGKDHKELSMSISVSNSQIQENVDISSVYQIFADEVLGSGQFGIVYGGKHRKTGRDVAIKVIDKMRFPTKQESQLRNEVAILQNLQHPGIVNLECMFETPERVFVVMEKLHGDMLEMILSSEKSRLPERITKFLVTQILVALRHLHFKNIVHCDLKPENVLLASAEPFPQVKLCDFGFARIIGEKSFRRSVVGTPAYLAPEVLRSKGYNRSLDMWSVGVIIYVSLSGTFPFNEDEDINDQIQNAAFMYPPMPWKEISTEATDLINNLLQVKMRKRYSVDKSLSHPWFQDYQTWLDLREFETRRGERYITHESDDARWEEFADEHSLVYPKHFIMAPNLDDMDEDP, from the exons ATGCTGTGGGGTCTCGTTCGTCAGGGCCTCAAATGTGAAG GCTGTGGGCTCAATTATCACAAGCGATGCGCCTTTAAGATTCCAAACAACTGTAGTGGAGTCAGGAAGAGGCGTCTGTCCAATGTGTCTCTGCCTGGTCCTTCACTCTCTGTTCCAAGGCCTCTACCAGCAGAAAATGTCTCTGTGACCCTGGAGGAG CAACAGCGCCCCCATCAGGAAGCAGGGAAGCGGATCCCATCCTGCAGCGGTCGGCCCATCTGGATGGAGAAGATGGTGCTGGGGAGGGTGAAAGTGCCTCATACTTTTGTCATCCACACGTACACACGCCCCACCATATGCCAGTACTGCAAACGCCTGCTTAAAGGCCTGTTCCGCCAGGGCATGCAGTGCAAGG ATTGCAAATTTAACTGCCACAAGCGATGTGCATCTAAGGTACCAAAAGACTGTCTTGGGGAAGTAGTCTTCAACGGAG AGCCAGCCAGTCCAGCACCTGATTCAGACACCACTATGGAGGTAGATATCAGTGATGTCAACAGTGAGAGCAGCAGAGGCCAGGACGACTCAGAAGAGCCCTCTACTCCTGAAGACAAGATCTTTCGGGACTATCCGTTCTCAGACCAGGAGAAAGACGAGGAGCCTGTTAAAGCTCCTCAGATCAG CCCGTCCACTAGCACTAATATACCACTGATGCGCGTAGTGCAGTCTATTAAACACACCAAGAGAAGAAGCTCCACTATGGTCAGGGAGGGATGGATGGTGCACTACACCAGCAGGGACAACCTT AGAAAGAGACACTATTGGAGGCTGGACAGCAAAAGCCTGACTCTGTTTCAGAATGACACAGGAGCCAAGTTCTACAAG GAGATTCCTCTGTCTGAGATACTGCAGGTGGAAGCAGCACGAGATTTCAGTAGTCTTGCCATGGGAGGGAATCCACATTGCTTTGAGATTATAACTGCTACTATGGTCTATTATGTTGGGGAGAACACTGGTGGCCACCATCTTCATATGCACAGCCCCATGCTGGCTGCCACCGTTGTGGGGCTGGAGGTGGCCCAGGGCTGGGAAATGGCCATCCGCCAAGCCCTCATGCCTGTTCCAGTTACGCCTCAGCCGAGTGTGGGTGCTGCTGCTGGCCAGGGCAAAGACCATA AGGAACTGTCCATGAGCATTTCTGTATCTAACAGTCAAATCCAGGAGAATGTG GACATCAGTTCTGTTTACCAGATCTTTGCCGATGAGGTTTTGGGATCAGGACAGTTTGGCATTGTGTATGGAG GGAAGCACAGAAAAACCGGCAGAGATGTAGCTATAAAGGTGATTGACAAAATGAGGTTTCCTACAAAACAAGAAAGCCAGCTGAGGAATGAAGTAGCCATTTTACAG AACCTGCAGCATCCTGGGATTGTCAACTTAGAGTGCATGTTTGAGACCCCGGAGCGAGTGTTTGTTGTCATGGAGAAGCTACATGGGGACATGTTGGAGATGATCCTGTCCAGCGAGAAGAGCAGACTGCCTGAGCGCATCACCAAGTTCCTTGTCACACAG ATTCTGGTGGCTTTGAGACATctccattttaaaaacattgttcaCTGTGATCTGAAGCCAGAAAATGTGCTCCTAGCCTCAGCAGAGCCTTTTCCTCAG GTGAAACTGTGTGACTTTGGTTTTGCTCGGATAATCGGTGAGAAGTCGTTCCGTCGCTCTGTGGTTGGAACTCCTGCATATCTGGCCCCTGAAGTTCTTCGTAGTAAAGGTTACAATCGCTCACTGGACATGTGGTCAGTGGGGGTCATCATCTACGTCAGCCTGAGTGGTACCTTCCCCTTTAATGAGGATGAAGATATTAATGATCAGATCCAGAACGCAGCATTTATGTATCCACCAATGCCTTGGAAGGAAATATCTACAGAAG CCACAGATCTCATCAACAACCTTCTTCAAGTGAAGATGAGGAAGCGGTACAGTGTGGACAAGTCCCTAAGTCATCCGTGGTTCCAG GACTACCAGACATGGCTAGACTTGCGGGAGTTTGAGACCCGGCGAGGCGAGCGCTACATTACCCACGAGAGTGATGATGCACGCTGGGAGGAGTTTGCTGATGAGCACAGTCTGGTCTACCCTAAACACTTCATCATGGCTCCCAACTTAGACGACATGGATGAAGACCCCTAG
- the foxa2 gene encoding forkhead box protein A2, whose translation MLGAVKMEGHEHADWSTYYGEPECYTSVGNMNTGLGMNSMNTYMSMSGMSTAANITANTMNMSYVNTGMSPSMTGMSPGAGAMAGMGPGMTGMSAALSPSMSPMTAQAPSMNALTSYTNMNAMSPMYSQSNINRSRDPKTYRRSYTHAKPPYSYISLITMAIQQSPSKMLTLSEIYQWIMDLFPFYRQNQQRWQNSIRHSLSFNDCFVKVPRSPDKPGKGSFWTLHPDSGNMFENGCYLRRQKRFKCEKSSGKESGRKSSEPGSHSSSESCNGNESPHSNSSVSEHKRSLSDLKSNPGMSPEHNATSPVSQHHHQQQQQHLMAQHHAVLSHDAHLKPDHHYAFNHPFSINNLMSSEQQHHHKMDLKTYEQVMHYGYSSPMAGALSMGSMAAKAGFDSSPLGADTSYYQGVYSRPIMNSS comes from the exons ATGCTTGGGGCTGTCAAAATGGAAGGACACGAACACGCGGACTGGAGCACCTACTATGGAGAGCCTGAG TGTTACACTTCGGTCGGCAACATGAACACCGGACTGGGAATGAACTCGATGAACACCTACATGAGCATGTCTGGAATGAGCACAGCCGCAAACATTACGGCCAACACTATGAACATGTCGTACGTAAACACGGGTATGAGCCCCTCAATGACTGGCATGTCTCCGGGCGCAGGTGCCATGGCAGGTATGGGCCCGGGCATGACGGGTATGAGCGCAGCACTCAGCCCGAGCATGAGCCCAATGACGGCTCAAGCGCCTTCCATGAACGCTCTAACATCCTATACGAACATGAACGCCATGAGCCCCATGTATAGCCAGTCAAATATCAACCGATCTCGCGACCCCAAAACGTACCGCAGGAGCTACACACACGCCAAGCCGCCGTATTCATATATATCCCTAATCACTATGGCCATCCAACAGTCTCCGAGCAAGATGCTCACTCTAAGCGAGATCTACCAGTGGATCATGGACCTGTTCCCCTTTTACCGACAGAATCAGCAGCGCTGGCAAAACTCTATCCGCCACTCGCTCTCCTTCAACGACTGCTTCGTCAAAGTGCCTCGCTCGCCTGATAAGCCCGGCAAGGGCTCGTTCTGGACCCTGCACCCCGATTCGGGCAACATGTTTGAGAATGGCTGCTATTTGCGGCGCCAAAAGCGCTTCAAATGCGAGAAATCTTCAGGCAAGGAATCTGGCAGGAAATCGTCTGAACCTGGTTCACACAGCAGCTCTGAAAGCTGCAACGGAAACGAGTCTCCGCACTCTAACTCCTCCGTGAGCGAGCACAAAAGGTCGCTTTCGGACCTGAAGTCGAACCCGGGAATGAGTCCAGAGCACAACGCCACCTCGCCCGTttcccagcaccaccaccagcagcagcaacagcatcTAATGGCGCAGCACCACGCGGTTCTCTCACATGACGCGCACTTAAAGCCAGATCATCACTACGCTTTCAACCATCCGTTCTCCATTAACAACCTTATGTCGTCCGAACAGCAGCATCACCACAAAATGGACCTGAAAACGTACGAGCAGGTGATGCACTACGGCTACAGCTCGCCGATGGCCGGCGCGCTATCCATGGGCTCCATGGCGGCGAAAGCAGGCTTTGACTCGTCGCCGTTAGGAGCGGATACATCCTATTACCAAGGCGTGTACTCGAGACCCATCATGAACTCATCCTAA